From Pseudanabaena sp. PCC 6802, one genomic window encodes:
- the aspS gene encoding aspartate--tRNA ligase yields MRTHYCGLLHAEHIGKSVSLCGWVNRKRDQGGVIFLDLRDRTGIIQVVSDIGRTPASYETANDMRSEYVIRVTGKVTQRPADSINPKIATGEIEVYAESIELLNPVQKTLPFVLSDTESVREEIRLKYRYLDMRSEKLANNLQLRARVVKTIRRYLEDRCGFMEIETPMLCRATPEGARDYLVPSRTNPGQWYALPQSPQLFKQLLMVGGCDRYYQIARCFRDEDLRADRQPEFTQLDMEMSFMSQEEILALNEELVKHIFREIKGIELPPFPRMTYAEAMDRYGCDRPDTRFGLELVDVSDLFANSGFKVFSGAIASGGIVKVLPIPGGDSTISNTRIKPGGDLANLAAQYGAKGLAYIRVRDGGEIETIGAIKDNLTAAQKTELFQRTGAEPGTLLLFGAGNKGIVNESLNRLRLALGQELNLIDPDKINILWITDFPMFEWNADEKRLEAIHHPFTAPNPEDLAGKSLSIETRAIAYDIVYNGLEIGGGSLRIYQRDVQEQVFAAIGLSPEEAKEKFGFLLEAFEYGTPPHGGIAYGLDRLVMLLAGADSIREVIAFPKTQQARDLLTDAPAPVDESQLKELHVKVISTEKEKGK; encoded by the coding sequence ATGCGTACCCATTACTGTGGCCTTCTCCACGCCGAACATATTGGTAAATCCGTTAGCCTCTGTGGTTGGGTAAATCGCAAGCGAGATCAAGGTGGCGTGATTTTTCTAGATCTGCGCGATCGCACCGGCATCATCCAGGTTGTCAGCGATATCGGTCGTACGCCTGCTTCCTACGAAACTGCCAATGACATGCGCAGTGAATATGTCATACGGGTGACCGGGAAGGTCACGCAGCGTCCCGCCGATTCGATCAATCCTAAAATTGCCACTGGCGAAATTGAGGTATACGCCGAGTCGATCGAGCTGCTCAATCCCGTGCAGAAAACCCTGCCCTTCGTCCTGTCCGATACAGAGAGCGTGCGGGAAGAAATACGGCTCAAGTACCGATACCTGGACATGCGCAGCGAAAAGCTGGCAAACAATTTGCAGTTACGGGCGCGGGTCGTGAAAACCATCCGCCGCTACCTGGAGGATCGGTGCGGCTTTATGGAGATCGAAACCCCCATGCTCTGCCGCGCTACGCCGGAAGGGGCGCGCGACTACCTCGTGCCCAGTCGTACCAACCCCGGCCAGTGGTACGCGCTGCCCCAGTCGCCACAGCTATTCAAACAGTTGCTGATGGTGGGCGGTTGCGATCGCTACTATCAGATTGCCCGCTGCTTCCGCGATGAGGATCTGAGAGCCGATCGCCAGCCGGAATTTACGCAGCTAGACATGGAGATGAGTTTCATGTCTCAAGAAGAGATTCTGGCTCTCAATGAAGAACTGGTCAAGCATATCTTCCGCGAGATTAAGGGGATCGAACTGCCGCCATTTCCGCGCATGACCTACGCGGAGGCAATGGATCGCTACGGTTGCGATCGCCCCGATACCCGCTTTGGGCTGGAACTGGTCGATGTCTCCGATCTATTTGCCAATTCTGGATTTAAGGTATTTTCCGGCGCGATCGCCAGTGGCGGCATTGTCAAAGTCCTGCCAATTCCCGGCGGCGACAGCACCATTTCCAATACCCGTATTAAGCCCGGCGGCGACCTGGCAAATCTGGCAGCGCAGTACGGTGCTAAGGGTCTTGCCTATATCCGCGTGCGCGACGGCGGCGAGATTGAAACCATCGGCGCGATTAAGGATAATCTCACTGCCGCACAAAAAACTGAACTATTCCAACGCACGGGAGCAGAACCAGGTACTTTGCTGCTATTCGGGGCTGGCAATAAAGGTATCGTCAATGAATCGCTCAATCGCCTGCGCTTAGCTCTAGGTCAGGAGTTGAACCTCATCGATCCCGACAAAATTAATATCCTTTGGATTACTGACTTCCCCATGTTTGAATGGAATGCCGATGAGAAACGCTTAGAAGCGATTCACCATCCCTTCACAGCACCCAATCCTGAAGACTTAGCTGGCAAATCGCTCTCAATTGAGACCAGGGCGATCGCCTACGATATCGTCTACAACGGTCTCGAAATCGGTGGCGGCTCCCTCCGCATTTATCAACGCGACGTGCAGGAACAGGTATTCGCTGCGATCGGCTTATCGCCAGAAGAAGCAAAGGAGAAATTTGGCTTTTTACTAGAAGCGTTTGAATACGGCACGCCACCGCATGGCGGCATTGCCTACGGACTAGATCGACTGGTAATGCTTCTCGCTGGAGCGGATTCCATTCGCGAGGTCATCGCATTTCCCAAAACCCAGCAGGCAAGGGATTTACTCACCGATGCTCCCGCCCCGGTTGATGAGTCCCAATTGAAGGAACTGCACGTAAAAGTGATATCCACTGAGAAAGAGAAAGGCAAGTAG
- the gndA gene encoding NADP-dependent phosphogluconate dehydrogenase has product MANDKQSFGLIGLAVMGENLALNIERNGFPIAVYNRSRDKTDKFMATRAAGKHVKPAYSIAELVESLERPRKVMIMVKAGAPVDAVIDELTPLLEPGDIIIDGGNSHFPDTDRRTIELEKAQFQFIGMGVSGGEEGALNGPSLMPGGQKTAYAEIEAIVTKIAAQVDDGPCVTYIGPGSAGHYVKMVHNGIEYGDMQLIAEAYDLLKTGVGMGTEELHETFKAWNQTELESFLIEITADIFTKMDDQTGEPLVDKILDAAGQKGTGKWTVETAFDLGVPIPTMIAAVTARVMSSYKQERVAASKILTSTTTGKYDGDRAEFINAVRDALYCSKICSYAQGMALLGKASKEYKYGLNLAEVARIWKGGCIIRAVFLDKIKQAFKRNSELPNLLVDADFTQTILSKENAWRLVVQSAAKLGIPVPAFSASLDYFDSYRRDRLPQNLTQAQRDYFGAHTYERIDREGSFHTEWTDK; this is encoded by the coding sequence ATGGCAAATGATAAACAAAGCTTTGGTTTAATTGGTCTCGCTGTCATGGGAGAAAATTTGGCGCTGAATATCGAGCGCAATGGCTTCCCCATCGCGGTCTACAACCGCAGCCGCGATAAGACCGACAAGTTTATGGCAACTCGTGCCGCTGGGAAACACGTAAAACCAGCATATAGTATTGCCGAGCTAGTGGAATCGCTGGAGCGTCCGCGCAAGGTCATGATTATGGTCAAGGCTGGTGCGCCTGTGGATGCTGTAATTGACGAACTGACGCCGCTCTTGGAACCTGGCGATATTATTATCGATGGTGGAAATTCCCATTTCCCCGATACCGATCGCCGCACGATCGAACTCGAAAAAGCCCAATTCCAGTTTATTGGTATGGGCGTAAGCGGCGGCGAAGAAGGAGCGCTTAATGGTCCAAGCCTTATGCCTGGCGGACAAAAAACCGCCTATGCAGAGATCGAAGCGATCGTGACCAAAATCGCCGCTCAAGTAGATGATGGGCCTTGCGTAACTTATATTGGCCCTGGCAGTGCCGGTCACTACGTCAAAATGGTGCACAACGGCATTGAATACGGCGATATGCAGTTAATCGCTGAAGCCTACGATCTGCTTAAAACAGGCGTAGGGATGGGGACAGAAGAACTGCACGAAACATTTAAGGCATGGAACCAGACAGAGTTAGAATCTTTCTTGATTGAAATTACGGCTGACATCTTTACCAAAATGGACGACCAAACCGGGGAGCCGTTGGTAGATAAAATCCTCGATGCTGCAGGGCAAAAGGGAACTGGGAAGTGGACGGTAGAAACTGCCTTTGACCTGGGCGTACCAATTCCCACCATGATTGCAGCGGTAACGGCTCGCGTGATGTCTTCCTATAAGCAAGAGCGCGTGGCAGCATCGAAGATCCTGACCAGTACGACAACTGGCAAATATGATGGCGATCGCGCCGAATTTATCAATGCCGTGCGGGATGCGCTCTACTGCTCGAAAATCTGTTCCTACGCACAGGGCATGGCGCTCCTAGGAAAGGCTTCCAAGGAATATAAGTATGGCCTGAACCTGGCTGAAGTAGCTCGGATTTGGAAGGGTGGCTGCATTATTCGCGCTGTCTTCCTCGACAAGATTAAGCAAGCCTTTAAACGCAACTCCGAACTTCCGAATCTGCTAGTAGACGCTGACTTCACCCAGACCATCCTCAGCAAAGAGAATGCCTGGCGGTTAGTGGTGCAATCGGCTGCCAAACTGGGGATTCCCGTTCCGGCATTTAGCGCTTCGCTGGACTATTTCGATAGCTATCGACGCGATCGCCTGCCGCAGAACCTCACCCAAGCTCAGCGCGATTACTTTGGTGCCCACACCTACGAGCGCATAGATCGAGAAGGCTCCTTCCATACCGAGTGGACAGATAAGTAA
- the phnL gene encoding phosphonate C-P lyase system protein PhnL encodes MKIADVRDIHTSIQPTFQKRLQVDNLHKSFTLHQQGGTELLVLSGVSLTANAGECIALTGPSGSGKSTFMRCLYGNYHCDRGEIWIERDGEWVDLTKLEPHELLELRRKTIGYVSQFLRVIPRVPALQVAAEPLLELGIEAEVAEKTVGELFCRLNLPERLWQLSPTTFSGGEKQRVNIARALVVDYPILLLDEPTSALDAINCEVVVELLEERKARGCTLIGIFHDREVRSRLCNRDLSFTRHNIDREYTES; translated from the coding sequence ATGAAAATCGCAGATGTTCGAGACATTCATACTTCTATCCAACCTACCTTCCAAAAGAGATTGCAGGTTGACAACTTGCATAAAAGCTTTACGCTGCATCAGCAAGGAGGAACCGAACTTCTTGTCCTATCTGGGGTTTCTCTGACGGCCAACGCTGGAGAATGTATCGCTTTGACCGGGCCATCAGGCAGTGGCAAGTCTACTTTTATGCGCTGCCTGTATGGAAATTATCACTGCGATCGCGGTGAAATTTGGATCGAACGCGACGGCGAGTGGGTAGATTTGACAAAACTGGAACCTCACGAACTATTGGAATTGCGGAGGAAGACGATTGGCTATGTCAGTCAATTTTTGCGCGTCATTCCCCGCGTGCCTGCCCTGCAAGTAGCTGCCGAACCTTTATTGGAACTAGGCATAGAAGCAGAGGTGGCAGAGAAAACGGTCGGAGAACTGTTTTGTCGCCTCAATTTGCCCGAACGCCTGTGGCAACTTTCTCCCACTACTTTTTCGGGAGGTGAAAAGCAACGGGTCAATATCGCCCGCGCTCTGGTGGTGGATTATCCAATTTTACTGTTGGACGAACCGACATCGGCGCTGGATGCCATCAACTGCGAAGTTGTCGTGGAGTTACTGGAGGAACGCAAAGCCAGAGGATGCACGCTGATTGGCATCTTTCACGATCGAGAAGTGCGATCGCGACTTTGTAACCGGGATTTATCCTTCACCCGCCATAATATCGATCGCGAATATACGGAATCATGA
- a CDS encoding alpha-D-ribose 1-methylphosphonate 5-triphosphate diphosphatase — translation MERTILEAQSRSKQLDDRSLSIQGVDVLTPNGWLKDATVLVEDGKFASIDSCSSPNGSHQINTKGLQMLPGIVDIHGDAFERAIAPRPGVNFPISLAIAENDRQLIAAGITTFFYSITDSYEPGLRSREMARNLLDFILDTGKSTLRCNSYIHIRHELANTDCYDELCDWLKSGRVHMLSLNDHLPPPGNPQKLLRHLKGLRRRLSLTDEEIDELFARIELQREPGHQQVKELVELAHSLRIPVASHDDDSEEKVALSQSRGVAIAEFPSTVELAANSRAYGAAVLMGAPNLVRGGSHLGWMNAADALRAGVLDILCSDYHYPSLFHAPFKLQELGLMPFEQAWELVSGRPAVASGLGDRKGKIAPTYDADFLLVQPGNAMPSAIAAVYVAGRPIVQYASLC, via the coding sequence ATGGAAAGAACAATTCTGGAAGCTCAATCTCGCTCGAAACAGCTCGACGATCGCTCGTTATCCATTCAAGGAGTAGATGTTTTGACCCCAAACGGATGGCTCAAGGATGCCACGGTTCTGGTGGAAGATGGCAAATTTGCTAGTATCGATTCCTGTTCTAGTCCAAATGGCAGCCACCAAATTAATACCAAGGGATTGCAAATGCTCCCAGGTATCGTCGATATCCACGGCGATGCCTTTGAACGGGCGATCGCCCCGCGTCCTGGCGTAAACTTCCCGATTTCTCTAGCGATCGCGGAAAATGACCGCCAGCTTATCGCCGCAGGAATCACTACCTTTTTCTATTCCATTACCGACTCCTACGAACCGGGTTTGCGCAGTCGAGAAATGGCTCGCAATTTACTTGATTTTATTTTGGATACGGGCAAATCCACCTTACGTTGTAATAGCTACATTCATATCCGTCACGAACTGGCAAATACCGATTGCTATGACGAACTGTGTGATTGGTTGAAATCGGGGAGAGTTCACATGCTATCTCTCAACGATCACCTGCCACCTCCCGGCAATCCCCAGAAATTGCTGCGCCATCTTAAAGGTTTGAGGAGACGCTTGTCACTAACGGATGAGGAAATAGACGAGCTTTTCGCTCGCATCGAGTTGCAGAGAGAGCCTGGGCACCAGCAGGTTAAGGAACTAGTGGAACTCGCTCATAGCTTGAGAATTCCCGTCGCGTCCCACGATGATGATAGCGAAGAAAAAGTAGCTTTGAGTCAAAGCCGAGGTGTGGCGATCGCAGAGTTTCCGTCCACAGTCGAATTGGCTGCTAATTCCCGCGCCTACGGTGCTGCGGTGTTGATGGGAGCGCCTAATCTCGTGCGCGGCGGCTCTCATCTGGGTTGGATGAATGCCGCCGATGCCTTGCGAGCTGGTGTCCTGGATATCCTTTGTTCGGATTACCATTACCCATCCCTGTTCCACGCACCATTCAAGTTGCAGGAACTGGGTTTGATGCCCTTCGAGCAAGCTTGGGAATTGGTTTCCGGTCGTCCTGCTGTAGCTAGTGGCTTGGGCGATCGCAAAGGAAAAATCGCACCTACATACGATGCCGATTTCTTGTTAGTGCAGCCAGGTAACGCTATGCCGAGCGCGATCGCGGCAGTGTACGTTGCTGGTCGCCCAATCGTTCAGTACGCCTCTCTATGTTGA
- a CDS encoding glycosyltransferase family 9 protein has protein sequence MRVLALVPGGIGDQILFFPTLDSLKQQYPQASIDVIVEPRSAGAYRVCTSVNKIWQFDFKDMNSLADWGNLLGNIRDREYDAVISLGKGFSVDFFLWLTGIPKRISYASAGNMFLSQPVSLNERQYVAVTYHDLLKGLDINTDCPPIQIKVPKSDLDWAAKEQQNLGIQGSGYILLHPGVSAFAKSRGTDIYPVDNWVAIAQAIQTKLPGIPILLLQEPGNRDVTTQIAAKLPQALAISPPDIGKLAATIAAANLLLCTDSTPMHLAVAVGTNLVALFSTTEPERLLPQDKRFMSVKAPAGNPLSAIAPQEVLAKIFP, from the coding sequence ATGCGTGTACTGGCATTGGTTCCAGGCGGGATAGGCGATCAGATTTTGTTTTTCCCCACCCTCGATAGCCTTAAACAGCAATATCCACAGGCAAGTATAGATGTTATCGTTGAGCCTCGTTCTGCTGGTGCCTACAGAGTTTGCACGTCAGTCAATAAGATCTGGCAATTTGACTTTAAAGACATGAATAGCTTGGCCGATTGGGGCAATCTGCTAGGTAATATTCGCGATCGCGAGTACGATGCGGTCATTTCCCTCGGCAAGGGTTTTTCTGTAGATTTCTTTCTATGGTTGACAGGTATTCCCAAGAGAATATCGTATGCTAGTGCGGGGAACATGTTTCTCTCGCAGCCCGTATCGCTTAATGAAAGGCAGTATGTAGCCGTTACTTACCACGACCTTTTGAAGGGATTAGACATCAATACTGACTGCCCTCCCATTCAGATCAAGGTTCCCAAGAGCGATCTTGACTGGGCCGCTAAAGAGCAACAGAACCTGGGGATTCAAGGCAGTGGCTATATTCTGCTCCATCCCGGCGTAAGTGCATTCGCTAAGTCAAGAGGAACAGATATTTATCCGGTAGATAACTGGGTGGCGATCGCGCAAGCCATCCAAACCAAGCTGCCCGGTATTCCCATCCTTCTGCTCCAGGAACCGGGCAATCGCGACGTAACAACACAGATTGCCGCGAAACTACCTCAAGCCCTGGCGATCTCTCCACCGGATATCGGTAAGCTCGCTGCGACGATTGCCGCCGCCAATTTACTGCTCTGTACGGATAGTACGCCCATGCACCTCGCAGTAGCAGTAGGAACTAATCTCGTTGCCTTGTTCAGTACTACAGAGCCGGAACGCTTGCTACCCCAAGACAAACGTTTTATGTCGGTTAAAGCTCCAGCAGGTAACCCCCTTAGCGCGATCGCGCCTCAAGAAGTGCTAGCTAAAATATTTCCATAG
- a CDS encoding phosphonate degradation HD-domain oxygenase, with product MKPTLQTILDLFAQRGSQMYGLEAVSQLEHALQCATLAEAEGQNPEAIAACLLHDLGHLIHEFGDDAAKRGIDDRHEHRALPLLQQLFGAAITEPIRLHVDAKRYLCTADPDYWSTLSRASQVSLELQGGALSSEEASQFIDRPYAREAVRLRWLDDRAKIVGLDTPDLAHFIPVLQRCI from the coding sequence ATGAAACCCACCTTGCAAACGATACTCGATCTATTTGCGCAGCGAGGTTCGCAAATGTATGGATTAGAAGCCGTCAGCCAACTCGAACACGCCTTGCAATGCGCTACGCTCGCCGAAGCAGAGGGACAAAACCCCGAAGCGATCGCCGCTTGCTTGCTTCACGATTTAGGGCACCTCATCCATGAATTCGGAGACGATGCTGCCAAACGAGGCATAGACGATCGCCACGAACACCGAGCCTTGCCTTTGCTCCAGCAATTATTTGGTGCCGCAATAACAGAACCCATTCGGCTTCACGTAGATGCGAAACGCTATCTTTGCACCGCAGATCCTGACTATTGGTCCACGCTTTCGCGCGCTTCTCAAGTAAGTCTGGAGTTGCAAGGCGGTGCACTTTCTTCAGAAGAGGCTTCGCAATTCATCGATCGACCTTATGCTCGAGAAGCCGTTCGACTGCGATGGTTGGACGATCGGGCTAAAATAGTCGGGTTAGATACTCCTGACCTGGCACACTTCATACCAGTCCTACAGCGGTGCATTTAG
- a CDS encoding alpha-D-ribose 1-methylphosphonate 5-triphosphate diphosphatase yields the protein MNEQIYTNYRLLLPDREILGTLVVRDGTIADIQPDVVAIGQNGGGDYLMPGLVELHTDNLETCISPRPGIRWPLEAAAIYHDRELAAAGITTVCDAIAIGDVTPTSLRFNQYDEAIDAIQKRQQAGGFSVDHRLHLRCELGFDRVYDITERYASSPLLVLISLMDHTPGQRQFVNLDKFKAYYSGKHGIKPGEMERFIQDRLDDQQRHAESSRRALVALTQARGIPLASHDDETVEHVRIALEEGAAIAEFPTTFIAAKEAHTNGLQVMVGAPNLVLGGSHSGNVSAMDLVESDLADIVSSDYVPLSLLQSAFTIAHKTGKPLYETIHLITSNPAKAIRLDGDRGSLEIGKRADLAIVRDDGVVPKIKVTICQGYRVA from the coding sequence ATGAACGAACAGATTTATACTAATTATCGGCTCCTGCTACCCGATCGCGAGATCTTGGGCACCCTAGTCGTCCGCGACGGTACGATCGCCGACATCCAGCCAGACGTTGTGGCGATCGGACAGAATGGTGGCGGTGACTATCTCATGCCCGGTTTAGTCGAACTGCATACCGACAACCTGGAAACCTGTATTTCGCCCCGTCCCGGCATTCGCTGGCCCCTGGAGGCTGCCGCGATCTACCACGATCGCGAGTTGGCTGCCGCAGGTATCACGACCGTCTGCGATGCGATCGCAATCGGCGATGTTACGCCCACATCCCTGCGATTTAACCAATACGATGAGGCAATCGATGCAATCCAGAAGCGACAGCAGGCTGGAGGTTTCAGTGTGGATCACCGCCTACACCTGCGATGTGAATTGGGATTCGACCGCGTTTATGACATTACCGAACGCTATGCCAGCAGTCCCTTACTAGTTTTAATTTCCCTCATGGATCACACGCCAGGACAGCGCCAATTTGTCAATCTAGACAAGTTTAAAGCATATTACTCCGGCAAGCACGGCATCAAACCTGGGGAGATGGAGCGATTCATTCAAGATCGCCTCGACGACCAGCAGCGCCATGCTGAGAGCAGTCGTCGCGCTCTAGTAGCCCTGACCCAAGCGAGAGGAATCCCTCTCGCCAGTCACGACGACGAAACGGTGGAACACGTTCGCATCGCCTTGGAGGAAGGGGCGGCGATCGCCGAGTTTCCCACCACCTTCATCGCAGCAAAGGAAGCTCATACCAACGGTCTGCAAGTAATGGTTGGCGCTCCCAATCTAGTTTTAGGTGGTTCTCATTCTGGGAACGTATCCGCTATGGACTTAGTGGAGAGCGATCTAGCCGATATCGTTTCCTCTGATTACGTACCTCTGAGCTTGCTGCAGTCTGCCTTCACGATCGCGCATAAAACCGGCAAGCCGCTTTACGAAACCATCCATCTCATTACTAGCAATCCCGCCAAAGCGATTCGACTGGATGGCGATCGCGGTAGCCTGGAAATCGGTAAACGAGCCGATCTGGCGATCGTGCGCGATGACGGTGTAGTACCCAAAATTAAGGTAACCATCTGTCAGGGATATCGCGTCGCCTGA
- a CDS encoding ComEA family DNA-binding protein, with protein MVKQSQFSFLQLSVPGLLACLTILGGCADSTTTPTATAPTPAKTEASSKQTEKPAATPSKSEKSARININKAPIAELDKLELPGTKPSLSERIQGGRPYSNPEDMVKKKVISQEEFDLIKNLVTTEEK; from the coding sequence GTGGTAAAACAATCGCAATTTTCTTTTCTCCAACTTTCAGTGCCAGGACTTTTAGCTTGTTTAACAATCTTAGGTGGGTGCGCGGACAGTACGACAACCCCAACAGCCACTGCTCCCACACCAGCCAAAACTGAAGCTAGTTCTAAACAGACTGAGAAACCTGCTGCAACTCCCTCTAAGTCGGAGAAGTCAGCCAGGATTAATATCAACAAAGCTCCGATCGCGGAATTGGATAAGTTGGAACTTCCCGGCACAAAGCCATCTCTGTCAGAACGTATCCAAGGTGGCAGACCCTACAGCAACCCTGAAGATATGGTCAAGAAAAAAGTAATTTCCCAAGAGGAGTTTGACCTGATTAAGAATCTAGTTACAACTGAAGAGAAGTAA
- a CDS encoding FTR1 family iron permease produces MDFSAALPTFLIVLREGTEATLIVGIVLAYLSKAKQSFLSKWVWLGVAAGLFASSVMGAIAQKLIGGFSGTVYYLTKGIFSLAAIFMLSWMLIWMTQQAKTLRQQVQSNVEHALSDRSSNKAGWALLTLIFVAVLREGAEAVLFIAGAFNPDLSQFGLSQYAPAIGCALGIIGAAAVGLGVFKFGLKLNIRLFFQVLGVILLLIVSGLVITSLAAFDLANTIDKVKDPITGAYQFLDPPQKVFGWFTLGPQILDTSGFLPQDKVPGIIFATLFGYSDKLHSVQLIAYAIFLVTTGTLYFRSLSGKQVIPAIVRSR; encoded by the coding sequence ATGGATTTTAGTGCTGCACTTCCAACCTTCTTGATCGTACTGAGAGAGGGAACAGAAGCTACTTTGATAGTTGGTATAGTTCTGGCTTATTTGAGTAAGGCGAAGCAGTCTTTCTTAAGTAAGTGGGTATGGCTGGGTGTAGCTGCTGGACTGTTTGCCAGTAGCGTGATGGGAGCGATCGCTCAAAAACTAATCGGTGGTTTCAGCGGCACCGTTTATTACTTAACCAAGGGCATCTTCTCCTTAGCTGCGATCTTCATGTTGAGTTGGATGTTGATCTGGATGACCCAACAGGCAAAAACTTTAAGGCAGCAAGTTCAGTCCAACGTCGAACATGCTCTTAGCGATCGCTCTTCAAATAAAGCGGGTTGGGCACTACTTACGCTAATTTTTGTCGCGGTTCTGAGAGAAGGAGCTGAGGCAGTTTTATTTATTGCCGGAGCCTTTAACCCAGATCTAAGCCAGTTCGGTTTGTCTCAGTATGCCCCAGCTATAGGCTGCGCCTTGGGAATTATTGGAGCGGCAGCCGTGGGTCTAGGAGTATTTAAATTTGGATTGAAGCTCAATATTCGTCTATTTTTTCAAGTCTTGGGCGTTATTCTGCTCCTGATCGTATCAGGACTGGTAATAACCTCACTTGCTGCCTTCGATCTAGCAAATACGATTGATAAAGTGAAAGACCCTATTACTGGAGCATATCAGTTTCTCGATCCACCCCAAAAGGTCTTTGGTTGGTTTACCCTGGGACCGCAGATCTTAGATACGTCAGGGTTTCTTCCACAAGATAAAGTCCCTGGCATAATTTTTGCGACGTTGTTTGGCTATTCCGATAAGCTGCACTCAGTTCAGCTAATAGCTTATGCGATCTTCCTTGTAACTACTGGTACTTTGTATTTTCGCTCCCTCTCAGGCAAACAAGTAATCCCAGCTATAGTAAGGTCGAGGTAG
- a CDS encoding AAA family ATPase → MSRWFNTAGPCKPDIHYMLAPLDRLPQVQDLIDQQSYFVIHAPRQTGKTTAITTLAQQLTARGRYAAVMVTVEGGAPFGDDIGAAERAILRSWYENAEDSLPIELAPPQWEPVEPGQGIRSALRSWSNKCPRPLIVFIDEIDALQGQTLLSVLRQLRDGYGKRPDRFPQSVALVGLRDVRDYKIATSESDRLNTSSPFNIKVESLTLRNFTEVEVAQLYQQHTSDTGQSFTSEAIARAYELTQGQPWLVNAIARQAVQTIVPDPTIPVTLEVIDRAKEILIQRQDTHLDSLAERLREPRVKSIVEPILAGQLLGDTPDDDRRYLIDLGLIQRDGFGGLVIANPIYREVIPRALAQSSQDSLPTISPTWLQPDGELNPGALLQSFLRFWRQHGEPMLNSAAYHEIAPHLVLMAFLHRVVNGGGTLEREYAIGSDRMDLCLRYGDVTLGLELKVWRDRRPDPLAAGLEQLDSYLGRLGLTSGWLVIFDRRSHLPPIEERTTTETAETSHGREITVIRG, encoded by the coding sequence ATGTCCCGCTGGTTTAACACTGCTGGCCCCTGTAAGCCTGATATCCATTACATGCTGGCTCCGCTCGATCGCCTGCCACAGGTGCAGGATCTGATTGACCAGCAGAGCTACTTCGTCATCCACGCACCTCGTCAAACTGGAAAAACCACTGCCATAACTACTCTGGCGCAACAGCTAACGGCACGAGGACGGTATGCGGCTGTGATGGTAACAGTTGAAGGTGGGGCACCTTTTGGCGATGACATTGGCGCAGCCGAACGGGCGATTTTGCGTTCGTGGTATGAAAATGCGGAGGACTCTCTCCCCATTGAGCTAGCCCCACCTCAATGGGAGCCTGTAGAACCAGGTCAGGGTATTAGATCGGCATTGCGATCCTGGTCAAACAAATGTCCTCGCCCTTTAATAGTTTTTATTGACGAAATCGATGCTCTGCAAGGACAAACGCTATTATCGGTGCTAAGACAACTGCGCGATGGTTATGGGAAAAGACCCGATCGCTTTCCTCAAAGCGTAGCACTGGTCGGTCTGCGTGATGTGCGGGACTACAAAATCGCCACCAGTGAGAGCGATCGCCTGAATACTTCAAGTCCCTTCAATATAAAAGTAGAATCGCTCACCTTGCGGAATTTTACTGAGGTAGAAGTAGCGCAACTCTATCAGCAGCATACCTCTGATACGGGACAGTCATTTACATCAGAAGCGATTGCCCGTGCCTATGAACTGACACAAGGGCAACCTTGGTTAGTCAATGCGATCGCTCGTCAAGCCGTGCAAACTATAGTGCCAGATCCCACGATACCCGTTACATTAGAAGTAATCGATCGAGCCAAAGAGATTCTCATTCAAAGACAAGACACGCACCTGGATAGTCTGGCAGAACGACTGCGAGAACCTAGGGTAAAGTCGATCGTGGAACCTATTCTTGCAGGTCAACTTTTAGGCGATACACCCGATGATGACCGCCGCTATTTAATCGATTTAGGATTGATCCAGCGAGATGGATTTGGGGGGTTGGTAATTGCAAATCCAATTTATCGAGAAGTCATTCCCCGTGCCTTAGCCCAAAGCTCGCAGGATAGCCTGCCAACGATTAGCCCAACCTGGTTGCAACCAGACGGCGAACTAAATCCTGGAGCCTTACTTCAATCCTTTCTTCGTTTTTGGCGACAACATGGCGAACCTATGCTCAATAGCGCAGCTTACCACGAGATTGCCCCCCATTTGGTGTTAATGGCATTTCTCCATCGAGTTGTGAATGGTGGTGGCACCTTAGAACGCGAATATGCGATTGGCTCCGACCGCATGGATCTATGTTTGCGTTATGGGGACGTGACATTGGGACTTGAACTGAAAGTATGGCGCGATCGCCGTCCCGATCCTCTAGCAGCAGGTCTGGAGCAATTGGATAGTTATTTGGGAAGATTGGGGCTAACATCGGGGTGGTTGGTAATTTTCGATCGCCGATCTCACCTCCCACCGATTGAGGAGCGCACCACTACAGAAACAGCGGAAACATCTCATGGTCGGGAGATTACTGTAATTCGGGGATGA